A portion of the Aquicoccus sp. G2-2 genome contains these proteins:
- a CDS encoding lysoplasmalogenase, whose protein sequence is MIAMAALAGAGILAVFYWAWFCHAGESWAKSGVKTGSVLLLALAAWAAGGPGLLLVALLFCALGDYLLSRDSEAYFLAGVGAFAAGHMAYVGLFLRHAGADARPVWIVTVLSAGFIVLGLFMATLLWRRAGTMRLPVLFYIPVILAMGWAALGVPVVGALALVLPGALLFIASDFILALEVFVLSPEHRLRRAAPFAVWPTYWGAQALFTLAFTAS, encoded by the coding sequence ATGATTGCGATGGCGGCACTCGCAGGGGCCGGAATTTTGGCGGTGTTTTATTGGGCGTGGTTCTGCCATGCAGGGGAAAGCTGGGCCAAGTCGGGGGTAAAGACCGGATCGGTGCTGTTGCTGGCGCTGGCGGCATGGGCAGCGGGTGGGCCGGGGCTTTTGCTGGTGGCGTTGCTGTTCTGCGCGCTGGGCGATTATCTGCTTTCACGCGATAGCGAGGCATATTTTTTGGCCGGTGTGGGCGCGTTCGCGGCGGGGCATATGGCCTATGTGGGGCTTTTCTTGCGACACGCGGGCGCAGATGCGCGGCCGGTTTGGATCGTGACGGTGCTTTCCGCGGGGTTTATCGTGTTGGGGCTGTTCATGGCCACGCTGCTTTGGCGCAGGGCGGGCACGATGCGCCTGCCAGTGTTGTTCTATATTCCGGTGATCCTGGCGATGGGATGGGCGGCGCTTGGGGTGCCGGTCGTGGGCGCTCTGGCGTTGGTGTTGCCGGGCGCATTGCTGTTCATCGCCTCGGATTTCATATTGGCGCTGGAGGTGTTTGTGCTGTCGCCTGAGCACAGGTTGCGCCGGGCTGCCCCTTTTGCCGTCTGGCCGACTTATTGGGGCGCGCAGGCGCTTTTCACGCTGGCATTTACCGCCTCTTAA
- a CDS encoding NAD(P)H-dependent oxidoreductase subunit E: protein MAAGEKKGVWKSGKGKGRRTPKGRQVDDTALDEVRALLGDAPRRRDLLIEYLHLIQDGFGHISAAHVRALAEEMRLGQAEIYEVASFYAHFDVTREGETPPPALTIRVCDSLSCELAGAEALRSALESGLDASEVRVLRAPCMGRCDTAPVLELGHHHIDHATPEKVEAALAAGETAPKIPDYESFDAYRAAGGYGVLKDLREGGDWEAVQEQVLASGLRGLGGAGFPSGKKWGFVRGYAGPRYLAVNGDEGEPGTFKDRYFLERTPHLFLEGMLIAAWAVEAETCFIYLRDEYPAVLEILRREIGALEAAGIVAPGYIDLRRGAGAYICGEESAMIESIEGKRGEPRHRPPFVAEVGIFGRPTLVHNIETLLWVARVMREGPEILNGIEKNGRKGLRAYSVSGRVKKPGVHMLPAGSTILDIIDSAGGMLDGHAFKAYQPGGPSSGLLPASMNDVPLDFDTLQPYDSFIGSAAVVVLSDHDSARAAALNMLRFFEDESCGQCTPCRVGCEKAVKLMQAEHWDQDLLEELCQAMGDASICGLGQAAPNPIRLTMKHFADEV, encoded by the coding sequence ATGGCGGCGGGAGAGAAAAAAGGGGTCTGGAAATCCGGCAAGGGTAAGGGGCGGCGTACGCCCAAGGGTCGTCAGGTGGACGACACTGCGCTGGACGAAGTGCGCGCGCTTTTGGGTGATGCCCCCCGGCGGCGCGACCTGCTGATCGAGTATTTGCACCTGATTCAGGACGGCTTTGGCCATATCTCTGCCGCCCATGTCCGCGCGCTGGCCGAAGAGATGCGGTTGGGTCAGGCGGAAATTTATGAAGTGGCGAGTTTTTATGCGCATTTCGATGTTACGCGCGAGGGCGAAACGCCGCCGCCTGCCTTGACCATCCGGGTGTGTGATTCGCTGTCGTGCGAGTTGGCAGGGGCAGAGGCATTGCGCAGCGCACTTGAAAGCGGGCTTGATGCAAGCGAAGTGCGCGTGCTGCGCGCGCCATGCATGGGGCGGTGCGATACCGCACCAGTTTTGGAACTGGGTCACCATCATATTGATCACGCCACGCCGGAGAAGGTCGAGGCTGCGCTGGCGGCGGGGGAAACGGCGCCGAAAATTCCAGATTACGAAAGCTTTGACGCCTATCGCGCGGCGGGCGGCTATGGCGTGCTCAAAGATCTTCGCGAAGGCGGCGACTGGGAAGCGGTGCAGGAACAGGTTCTGGCCTCTGGCCTGCGCGGTCTGGGCGGGGCCGGGTTTCCGTCGGGCAAAAAATGGGGCTTTGTGCGTGGCTACGCGGGGCCGCGATACCTTGCCGTGAATGGCGATGAGGGCGAACCGGGCACATTCAAAGACCGTTATTTTCTCGAACGCACGCCGCACCTTTTCCTTGAGGGGATGCTGATTGCGGCCTGGGCGGTGGAGGCGGAAACCTGTTTTATCTATCTGCGCGACGAATACCCGGCGGTGCTTGAGATTCTGCGCCGAGAGATCGGCGCGCTTGAGGCTGCTGGCATTGTTGCGCCGGGGTATATTGACCTGCGGCGCGGGGCCGGTGCCTATATCTGCGGCGAAGAAAGCGCGATGATCGAATCAATCGAAGGCAAGCGCGGAGAGCCACGTCACCGGCCTCCATTTGTGGCGGAGGTGGGCATTTTCGGACGTCCGACGCTGGTTCACAATATCGAGACGCTGCTTTGGGTCGCGCGGGTGATGCGTGAGGGGCCGGAGATCCTGAACGGGATTGAAAAGAACGGGCGTAAAGGGCTGCGCGCCTATTCCGTTTCGGGCCGGGTGAAGAAGCCGGGCGTGCATATGCTGCCGGCCGGATCGACCATTCTCGATATTATCGACTCGGCAGGCGGGATGCTCGATGGCCATGCCTTCAAAGCTTATCAACCGGGCGGGCCGTCATCGGGGCTGTTGCCCGCGTCGATGAACGATGTGCCGCTCGATTTCGATACGCTGCAACCTTATGACAGCTTCATCGGGTCGGCGGCGGTGGTGGTGCTTTCCGATCACGACAGCGCCCGCGCGGCGGCGCTCAACATGCTGCGGTTTTTCGAGGATGAGAGCTGTGGCCAATGCACACCTTGCCGGGTGGGCTGTGAGAAGGCGGTGAAGCTGATGCAGGCGGAGCACTGGGATCAGGACTTGCTGGAAGAGTTGTGTCAGGCGATGGGCGATGCTTCGATCTGTGGCTTGGGGCAGGCAGCGCCGAACCCCATCAGGTTGACCATGAAGCATTTCGCGGACGAGGTATAA
- a CDS encoding alkane 1-monooxygenase: MQMLLFAIATILPIGLSLPAALQGGVWPWLMLLYMTLLTNALDRFVPRLLPDAPEGSEFPSGSALSTGLGVLHFALFAVAVAALAAETGLIAKLVTLVAIALWFGQVSHPNAHELIHRPERSARRLGRAIYASLLFGHHASAHLLVHHAHVGTTRDPNSAVAGLDFYRFFSRAWLGSLRAGFTAESTLHSRAKIAKRRLSNPFIGYGVIGLVGLAGSFALCGAKGLAAYLFLCLYTHVQILLADYVQHYGLRRTIHASGKPEPVSDAHSWNSPHWFSSALMVNAPRHSDHHLHPARPYPALRLRATMPMLPYSLPIMAGIALFRRSGTG; this comes from the coding sequence ATGCAGATGCTTCTTTTCGCCATCGCCACGATTCTGCCGATTGGCCTTTCATTGCCCGCAGCATTGCAAGGTGGGGTCTGGCCATGGCTGATGCTGCTTTACATGACGCTTCTGACGAACGCACTGGACCGGTTCGTGCCCCGCCTGCTGCCTGACGCCCCGGAAGGAAGCGAGTTTCCCTCCGGGAGCGCGCTGTCCACAGGGTTGGGCGTTCTTCATTTCGCGCTCTTCGCCGTTGCCGTTGCGGCGCTTGCAGCAGAAACCGGGCTTATTGCGAAGCTCGTCACGCTTGTCGCCATCGCGCTTTGGTTCGGACAAGTCAGCCACCCCAACGCGCATGAGCTGATCCACCGGCCCGAGCGGTCTGCCCGTCGCCTTGGCCGCGCGATCTATGCCTCGCTGCTTTTTGGCCATCACGCGTCGGCACATCTTTTGGTGCATCACGCCCATGTTGGGACCACGCGCGACCCCAATTCAGCCGTGGCGGGGCTTGATTTCTACCGTTTCTTCTCCCGTGCTTGGCTGGGCTCTCTGCGCGCCGGGTTCACCGCTGAATCCACTCTGCACAGCCGGGCAAAGATTGCAAAACGGCGGCTCTCAAACCCGTTTATCGGCTATGGCGTGATCGGGCTTGTCGGGCTGGCAGGCAGTTTTGCGCTCTGCGGAGCAAAAGGGCTTGCCGCCTATCTGTTCCTCTGCCTCTACACGCATGTTCAAATCCTGCTGGCCGACTATGTTCAACATTACGGACTGCGCCGGACCATACATGCATCCGGCAAACCCGAACCGGTCAGCGATGCGCATAGCTGGAACTCACCACATTGGTTTTCCTCGGCACTGATGGTCAATGCGCCGCGCCATTCCGATCATCACCTGCACCCTGCACGTCCCTACCCGGCGTTACGGCTACGCGCCACCATGCCAATGCTGCCGTATTCCCTGCCGATAATGGCGGGGATTGCCCTTTTCCGCCGCTCTGGCACCGGGTGA
- the xseA gene encoding exodeoxyribonuclease VII large subunit produces MADLIEDESPKRNQPEFTVSELSGAVKRAIEGGFGHVRVRGEVGRVVVARTGHMYFDLKDDRNVIAAVSWKGQVARLAHRPEEGMEVIATGRLTTYGPQSKYQLNVEQVEPAGEGALMALLEKRKKALAAEGLFATERKRALPYLPEIIGVVTSPSGAVIRDILHRLRDRFPRKVLIWPVAVQGERCAPEVVRAIAGFNALAPDGRIPRPDLIIVARGGGSIEDLWGFNEESVARAAAASDIPLISAVGHETDTTLIDYVSDKRAPTPTAAAELAVPVRLELLAWVEGQSARMANALGQGVAARRQRLRDLARALPRAGTLLETPRQRFDRAGERLPAALTAGVQKRRVRLFDVAGPLRAALLTRLVAGDRRKLESMAARLNFNTLSREMRTKREDYERLAGRMAEAGARRNADWRRKLDALDRLRETLGYKETLKRGYAVVRGEAGVLTSKAAAEVSPPVQIEFADGKFTLGAGATGPKRRSPDAPKGGGQGSLFE; encoded by the coding sequence ATGGCCGATCTGATCGAAGATGAAAGCCCGAAGCGCAACCAGCCGGAATTTACCGTCTCGGAGTTGTCGGGTGCAGTAAAACGCGCCATCGAAGGCGGGTTCGGCCATGTCAGGGTGCGTGGTGAAGTGGGCCGCGTCGTGGTGGCGCGCACGGGGCACATGTATTTTGACCTCAAGGATGACCGCAACGTGATTGCGGCGGTGAGCTGGAAAGGGCAGGTCGCGCGGCTGGCGCATCGCCCGGAAGAGGGCATGGAGGTGATCGCCACCGGGCGGTTGACCACCTATGGCCCGCAATCGAAATATCAGCTCAATGTCGAGCAGGTAGAGCCTGCGGGCGAGGGCGCGTTGATGGCGCTGTTGGAGAAGCGCAAGAAGGCGCTGGCGGCGGAAGGGCTGTTCGCCACAGAACGCAAGCGCGCGCTGCCGTACCTGCCGGAAATCATCGGCGTGGTGACATCGCCCAGTGGCGCGGTAATCCGCGATATTCTGCACCGGCTGCGCGACAGGTTTCCGCGCAAGGTGCTGATCTGGCCGGTGGCGGTGCAGGGCGAACGCTGTGCGCCCGAGGTTGTCCGCGCGATTGCCGGGTTTAACGCGCTGGCACCGGATGGGCGGATCCCGCGCCCTGATCTGATTATCGTGGCGCGCGGCGGTGGCTCGATCGAAGACCTTTGGGGCTTCAACGAAGAAAGCGTGGCGCGCGCCGCAGCGGCTTCGGATATCCCGTTGATCTCTGCTGTGGGGCATGAGACCGATACCACGTTGATTGACTATGTCTCGGACAAGCGCGCACCAACACCGACGGCGGCGGCGGAACTGGCCGTGCCGGTGCGGCTGGAGCTTTTGGCGTGGGTCGAGGGGCAAAGCGCGCGGATGGCCAATGCGTTGGGGCAGGGGGTCGCTGCGCGCAGGCAAAGGCTGCGCGATCTGGCCCGTGCCCTGCCCCGTGCAGGGACATTGCTGGAAACCCCGCGCCAGCGGTTTGACCGGGCGGGTGAGCGGCTGCCTGCGGCATTGACCGCCGGGGTGCAGAAGCGCCGGGTGCGGTTGTTCGACGTGGCAGGACCGTTGCGCGCCGCGCTGCTGACACGGCTTGTGGCCGGTGATCGGCGCAAGCTGGAGAGCATGGCAGCGCGGCTTAACTTTAACACGTTGAGCCGGGAGATGCGCACGAAACGGGAAGATTACGAGCGGCTTGCAGGCCGGATGGCCGAGGCGGGCGCGCGCCGCAACGCGGACTGGCGGCGCAAGCTCGATGCGTTGGACCGGCTGCGCGAAACGCTGGGGTATAAGGAAACGCTCAAGCGTGGCTATGCCGTGGTGCGCGGAGAGGCCGGCGTGCTGACCAGCAAGGCGGCGGCAGAGGTATCACCGCCGGTGCAAATCGAGTTCGCAGATGGCAAGTTCACGCTCGGCGCTGGGGCGACTGGCCCTAAACGGCGGTCACCAGATGCCCCGAAAGGCGGCGGACAAGGCTCGCTTTTTGAGTAA
- the purD gene encoding phosphoribosylamine--glycine ligase has translation MNILILGSGGREHALAWAVLQNPKCDKLIVAPGNAGIAQIAECASLDIMDGMAVVEFVGSLAIDFVIIGPEAPLAAGVADALRGAGVAVFGPSAAAAQLEASKSFTKGICAACNAPTAAYGHFTDHAAALAYLHDQGAPIVIKADGLAAGKGVIVAMDMATAEAALDDMFAGAFGASGAEVVIEEFMEGEEASFFVLCDGTDALPIGTAQDHKRAGTGDTGPNTGGMGAYSPAPVMTDAVIARTMEEIVRPTLAEMARRGTPYQGVLFVGLMIEDGQPRLVEYNVRFGDPEAQVLMMRLGAQAFDLIQAAAEGRLDGAQVNWADDHAMTVVMAANGYPGAYEKGSVINGLDQIAEDSFHMVFHAGTARSDGRFTAAGGRVLNVTARGATLREAHDRAYTMVDRIDWPEGFCRRDIGWRALS, from the coding sequence ATGAATATTCTCATTCTCGGCAGCGGCGGGCGCGAACACGCGCTGGCTTGGGCAGTGTTGCAAAATCCGAAATGTGACAAGCTGATTGTGGCGCCGGGCAACGCGGGTATCGCGCAGATCGCCGAATGTGCTTCGCTCGACATCATGGATGGCATGGCTGTGGTGGAATTCGTCGGCAGCCTCGCGATTGATTTCGTCATCATTGGCCCCGAAGCCCCATTGGCTGCAGGCGTGGCCGACGCGTTGCGCGGTGCCGGTGTTGCCGTCTTCGGCCCGTCGGCAGCGGCAGCGCAGCTGGAAGCTTCCAAGAGCTTTACCAAGGGAATCTGTGCCGCCTGCAACGCCCCCACCGCGGCCTACGGTCATTTCACCGATCATGCCGCCGCGCTGGCCTATCTGCACGACCAAGGCGCGCCCATCGTGATCAAGGCCGATGGCCTTGCCGCGGGCAAAGGCGTGATCGTGGCAATGGACATGGCGACGGCCGAAGCGGCACTTGACGACATGTTTGCCGGTGCCTTCGGCGCATCAGGTGCCGAGGTGGTGATCGAAGAATTCATGGAGGGCGAAGAAGCCTCCTTCTTCGTGCTCTGCGACGGGACAGATGCCCTGCCCATCGGCACCGCACAGGACCACAAACGCGCTGGGACCGGCGATACCGGCCCCAACACCGGCGGCATGGGCGCCTATTCCCCCGCCCCGGTAATGACCGACGCAGTGATTGCCCGGACCATGGAAGAAATCGTCCGCCCCACATTGGCCGAAATGGCGCGGCGCGGCACGCCCTATCAGGGGGTGCTGTTTGTCGGCCTGATGATCGAGGACGGTCAGCCCCGACTGGTCGAATACAACGTCCGCTTCGGTGATCCTGAAGCCCAGGTGCTGATGATGCGGCTTGGGGCGCAGGCGTTCGACCTGATCCAGGCCGCCGCCGAAGGACGGCTTGACGGCGCACAGGTCAACTGGGCCGATGATCACGCAATGACGGTGGTGATGGCCGCCAACGGCTACCCCGGTGCCTATGAAAAAGGCAGCGTCATCAACGGGCTGGATCAGATCGCCGAAGACAGCTTCCATATGGTGTTCCACGCCGGTACCGCCCGCAGCGACGGGCGCTTTACCGCAGCGGGCGGGCGCGTCCTCAATGTCACCGCGCGCGGGGCCACGCTGCGTGAAGCGCATGACCGGGCCTATACCATGGTGGACCGGATCGACTGGCCCGAAGGGTTCTGCCGCCGCGATATCGGCTGGCGCGCGCTTAGCTGA
- a CDS encoding dipeptidase encodes MRWLKRIIFTVIILAVLGLAGFWILGPGIVERGRNAVAPHDPYPVSDAARALHDSLVVGDLHADSLLWKRDLLERGTRGQVDIPRLLEGGVAVQVFTAVTKSPMGQNYDHNSADAYDNITLLAFGQLWPVRTWQSIYQRALYQAQKLHQFEAASDGKLKIIRNTADLDTVLAARADGKQVVGGILGVEGLHPLEGELGNLDGLYDAGYRVFGLQHFFDNALGGSLHGESNQGLTEFGRSVVKALAKRAAVIDVAHSSPQVVSDVLDMVNVPIILSHSGIHSYCPNKRNIPDALMKRIAAGGGVIGMGYWAEVACDKITPNGIAAMIKAGIAVVGEDHIALGSDFDGSVATAFDTSELPALTDALLRAGLTPEQIRKVMGANMLRVLRARLG; translated from the coding sequence ATGCGATGGCTTAAGCGGATAATTTTCACAGTGATCATTTTGGCGGTGCTGGGGCTGGCCGGATTCTGGATACTCGGGCCGGGCATCGTAGAGCGCGGCCGCAACGCGGTGGCCCCGCATGACCCTTATCCCGTCTCAGATGCGGCGCGCGCGCTGCACGATAGCCTCGTGGTTGGCGACCTGCACGCCGATTCACTGCTTTGGAAACGTGACCTGCTAGAGCGCGGAACACGCGGACAGGTGGATATTCCACGGCTTCTCGAAGGCGGTGTCGCGGTGCAGGTTTTCACCGCCGTCACCAAAAGCCCGATGGGACAAAACTACGATCACAATTCGGCAGATGCCTATGACAACATCACCCTGCTGGCCTTCGGGCAACTCTGGCCCGTCCGCACATGGCAATCCATCTATCAGCGCGCGCTCTATCAGGCGCAAAAGCTTCACCAGTTCGAAGCCGCCTCGGACGGCAAGCTGAAGATCATCCGAAACACCGCCGATCTCGATACCGTTCTGGCCGCTCGCGCCGATGGCAAACAGGTTGTCGGTGGCATTCTTGGGGTCGAAGGGCTGCACCCGCTCGAAGGCGAACTCGGCAATCTCGACGGGTTATATGATGCCGGTTACCGGGTCTTCGGCCTGCAACATTTCTTCGACAATGCCCTGGGTGGCAGCCTACATGGCGAAAGCAATCAAGGGCTGACCGAATTTGGCCGCAGCGTGGTCAAGGCGCTGGCGAAACGCGCCGCCGTCATCGACGTGGCCCATTCCAGCCCGCAGGTCGTCAGCGATGTGCTCGACATGGTCAACGTGCCAATCATCCTAAGCCATTCGGGCATTCATTCCTATTGCCCGAACAAGCGCAACATTCCCGATGCCCTGATGAAACGGATTGCAGCAGGCGGCGGCGTGATCGGCATGGGGTATTGGGCCGAAGTCGCCTGCGACAAGATTACGCCAAACGGCATTGCCGCGATGATCAAGGCAGGGATTGCAGTTGTCGGTGAAGATCACATCGCGCTTGGGTCGGATTTCGATGGCTCCGTGGCGACCGCGTTTGACACTTCCGAATTGCCTGCGCTTACCGATGCTCTGCTACGTGCCGGGCTGACGCCGGAGCAAATCCGCAAGGTGATGGGCGCGAACATGCTGCGGGTGTTGCGGGCGCGGCTCGGATAA
- a CDS encoding class I SAM-dependent methyltransferase has translation MKPTAVTSSYRRWAPIYDKTFGAVTHSGRRRACAYMSERGGDVLEVGVGTGLALPFYGPGVAVTGIDYSPEMLAKAKRRVTQERLSHVAALRQMDARTLKFPDACFDFVAAMHVLSVVPDPEQVMAEMARVCKPGGEVVIVNHFAQERGALHVLERMTSPLENILGWQSTFPLETVLKQPALRLVESDRLPPMRMMTFLRLEKAA, from the coding sequence ATGAAGCCAACCGCAGTTACCTCGTCTTACCGGCGCTGGGCGCCAATCTATGACAAGACTTTCGGTGCTGTAACCCATAGCGGGCGTCGCCGCGCCTGTGCCTATATGAGTGAGCGTGGCGGCGATGTTCTGGAGGTGGGGGTCGGCACCGGGCTGGCGCTGCCGTTTTACGGGCCGGGCGTCGCGGTGACCGGGATCGACTATTCGCCCGAGATGCTGGCCAAGGCCAAGAGACGCGTCACGCAGGAGCGGCTGAGCCATGTTGCGGCGCTGCGGCAGATGGATGCGCGCACGCTGAAGTTTCCCGATGCCTGCTTTGATTTTGTGGCCGCGATGCACGTGCTTTCAGTGGTGCCCGACCCGGAGCAGGTGATGGCCGAAATGGCGCGGGTCTGCAAACCCGGCGGCGAGGTGGTGATCGTCAACCATTTTGCCCAAGAGCGCGGCGCGTTGCATGTTCTTGAGCGGATGACGTCGCCGCTGGAGAACATACTTGGCTGGCAATCGACCTTTCCACTGGAGACGGTTCTGAAGCAGCCCGCTCTTAGGCTTGTAGAGAGCGACCGCTTGCCGCCGATGCGGATGATGACGTTCCTGCGCCTCGAAAAGGCGGCGTAA
- a CDS encoding phosphatidylcholine/phosphatidylserine synthase, with amino-acid sequence MGIDGKPPLQPTERATARLQPIQLLPNLMTLAALCAGLSAMRFAFVGEMVLSVALIALAAVLDALDGATARLLKSETALGAELDSLADFVNFGVAPGLLLYHWALTDNSKAGWIAVLIYAICCALRLGRYNIEARAKGPEKSVYFQGVPAPGGALLVLMPLVLTEVFATPFGVALPTIVEIWLVVIGLLMISRFATPSPKLLRVPRDKALFLMVGVVALIATAFTWPWRVLLTAEVTYLGLLVLFALRPRKRETTGQKK; translated from the coding sequence ATGGGGATTGACGGCAAACCACCATTGCAACCCACCGAACGCGCAACAGCTCGGCTTCAGCCGATTCAGCTTCTGCCAAACCTGATGACCCTTGCCGCGCTGTGCGCCGGGTTGAGCGCAATGCGCTTTGCTTTCGTGGGCGAGATGGTTCTGTCCGTGGCGTTGATCGCGCTTGCGGCAGTTCTTGATGCACTTGACGGAGCGACGGCTCGGTTGCTGAAATCCGAAACCGCGTTGGGGGCAGAGCTTGATAGCTTGGCCGACTTTGTAAATTTTGGCGTCGCTCCGGGGCTTTTGCTTTATCATTGGGCGCTGACCGACAACAGCAAGGCCGGATGGATCGCTGTGTTGATCTATGCCATTTGCTGTGCCTTGCGGCTGGGCCGTTACAATATTGAAGCACGCGCCAAGGGGCCAGAAAAGAGCGTCTATTTTCAAGGGGTTCCGGCGCCGGGCGGGGCGCTTTTGGTGCTTATGCCTCTGGTGCTTACGGAGGTGTTTGCCACCCCGTTTGGGGTCGCGCTGCCTACCATTGTAGAGATTTGGCTGGTGGTGATCGGGCTGTTGATGATCTCCCGCTTTGCCACGCCGTCACCCAAACTGCTGCGTGTGCCGCGCGACAAGGCGCTGTTCCTCATGGTGGGGGTAGTGGCGTTGATTGCCACCGCGTTTACCTGGCCATGGCGGGTTCTGTTGACTGCGGAGGTGACTTATCTTGGCTTGCTGGTGTTGTTCGCGCTGCGGCCCCGGAAACGAGAAACAACAGGACAGAAGAAATGA
- a CDS encoding phosphatidylserine decarboxylase: protein MKLYETFLKPMHPEGYRFVGIFAVVTLLLFWVWEPLGWIGVGLTVWCYYFFRDPIRAVPLRDGLIVSPADGVVSLIEPAAPPPELGMGGEELTRISVFMSVFNCHVNRAPIGGVIEKQVYHPGQFLSASLDKASDVNERNSLIISMADGRKLAVVQIAGLVARRIVPFCREGQSLTTGERFGLIRFGSRLDVYLPNGVEPQVCLGQTMIAGESILADLGAQEPARAARRV, encoded by the coding sequence ATGAAGCTTTACGAGACATTCCTCAAGCCGATGCACCCCGAAGGGTATCGTTTTGTCGGTATCTTCGCCGTGGTGACGCTGTTGCTGTTTTGGGTGTGGGAACCGCTTGGCTGGATCGGCGTCGGGCTGACTGTCTGGTGTTACTATTTCTTCCGTGACCCGATCCGCGCCGTGCCTCTGCGCGATGGGCTGATTGTTTCACCTGCCGATGGGGTCGTGTCTTTGATCGAGCCTGCGGCCCCGCCGCCAGAGCTTGGCATGGGTGGCGAGGAATTGACCCGGATCAGCGTTTTCATGTCGGTTTTCAATTGTCACGTGAACCGCGCACCAATCGGCGGTGTGATCGAAAAGCAGGTCTATCATCCGGGGCAGTTCCTGTCGGCGTCGCTTGACAAGGCGAGCGATGTGAATGAGCGCAATTCGCTGATTATTTCCATGGCGGACGGGCGCAAGCTTGCCGTGGTGCAGATTGCCGGGTTGGTGGCGCGCCGCATCGTGCCGTTTTGCCGCGAGGGTCAAAGTCTTACCACGGGTGAACGCTTTGGGTTGATCCGCTTTGGTTCGCGGCTTGATGTGTATTTGCCAAATGGTGTGGAGCCGCAGGTTTGCCTTGGTCAGACGATGATTGCGGGGGAAAGCATTTTGGCCGATCTGGGCGCGCAGGAGCCGGCACGGGCGGCAAGGCGGGTTTAG
- a CDS encoding amidohydrolase family protein, which yields MVDISKVRAIDIHTHAEEPCGCHTDDGYDDLQATMAGYFGAPWSHPPTVEETAAHYRAQNIAAVIFPVDSERETGYRRYKNEEVAELAAENDDVLIPFASIDPWKGKLGVREARRMIRDFGIKGFKFHPTMQGFYPNDRMAYPLYEAIAEEGGIALFHTGQTGVGSGMPGGNGMRLKYSNPMYMDDVAVDFPEMRIILAHPSFPWQEEALAVAQHKPNVYIDLSGWSPKYFPPILVKYCNSILKKKVLFGSDWPMITPERWLSDFAGIAIKDELRENIVKGNAARLLGLV from the coding sequence ATGGTCGATATTTCCAAGGTTCGGGCGATTGATATTCACACCCATGCGGAAGAGCCGTGCGGCTGTCATACGGATGATGGATATGACGATTTGCAAGCGACGATGGCGGGTTATTTTGGCGCGCCGTGGAGCCATCCGCCGACGGTGGAAGAAACCGCAGCACATTACCGGGCGCAGAATATCGCCGCAGTGATCTTCCCCGTGGATAGCGAACGCGAGACCGGTTACCGGCGCTACAAGAACGAAGAGGTGGCAGAGCTTGCCGCCGAGAATGATGATGTATTGATCCCGTTTGCCAGCATTGACCCATGGAAAGGCAAGTTGGGTGTGCGGGAGGCGCGCCGGATGATCCGCGACTTCGGCATCAAGGGGTTCAAGTTTCACCCCACGATGCAGGGGTTTTATCCCAACGACCGGATGGCTTACCCGCTTTACGAGGCGATTGCGGAGGAGGGCGGTATTGCGCTGTTTCATACCGGGCAGACCGGCGTTGGCTCGGGCATGCCGGGGGGCAACGGGATGCGGCTGAAGTATTCCAACCCGATGTATATGGATGATGTTGCCGTGGATTTTCCCGAAATGCGGATCATTCTCGCTCATCCCAGTTTCCCGTGGCAGGAAGAGGCGCTTGCGGTCGCACAGCATAAGCCCAATGTTTACATTGACCTAAGCGGCTGGAGCCCGAAGTATTTCCCGCCGATCCTTGTGAAATACTGCAACTCGATCCTGAAAAAGAAGGTGTTGTTCGGCTCTGATTGGCCGATGATCACGCCGGAGCGGTGGCTGAGTGATTTTGCAGGTATCGCCATCAAGGATGAGCTGCGTGAGAATATTGTCAAAGGCAACGCGGCGCGGCTTCTCGGGCTGGTGTGA